The nucleotide sequence CGagataaatatatttattatcattatcatgggtttttatcaaacttttttAAGATTTAATccctctattttctctctctatttaagatttattcatacttctttcatttcttcaaataccgatctaattcgaaaaatatggttatttctgTTTGGTTATCCGAACGTATATGGTCCGATTatgaattctaaaatatcataaccgagtCAATTCGGACATTTAGGTTTTAGTTAAAAATCGAATGAACACCCCTACATCTTACAATGGTTTGACCCATACCCACAAGAAGGGTTGATTGGTATTGACATGGCCCGAAGCAATTTCTTCAAATTGTGTCTTGTTTAACCTTGTAACAATTCCAAAACTCACAAGACTACAGATTTTGGTGCATGTTTGTCTCGCTAGGAAATTGAGCTTTGGTCATGAGCAAGTAAGCTAGCTTACTTGAATGGGCTGGAAAGTAATTGTGAAATGGGAACATTGGGATTGGCTACATATGGTCAATGAATTCATCTAATATAAAAAAAGTTGTAGAACTTAATTCGGGAATTCTTTGTTCCCTTGTTGAGATCTCAGATTGTATACAAGGAATTCGTCTAAAATAAACGATGAAAAATCATTAAAGTGTTATACGGTTATACCTTTTGATTCTTGAACACAAGTGTTTATTAGGGTTGTTATTGGTATGTTTACCATTATCAAACCCttaataccgttaccataccgattccttcggtaactcaaaaaatgttactaTTGCCGAAAAAATCGATATATCAATGGATCGATAATGGTAAGCCAGTAATTGGTaaatggataatgcttgagacctccaaaaagtgacccctatttaatatggagtgttagatgtgaagtgagtcctacatgtgtgtttttaatcaatgataaaaatgattattttaatgtcacatagatttggagaACTTTTGGGGATCATATTTTTGggatctctaacattgtccttggtaaatttaccgactCTTATAACCCCCTGGTTTGTTACTATTacatctttcaaaaaaaattgcccAAGTAATTGTTTTATTTAAAGACTAAAATGAGCCAAAAGGGAAGAGTAAGCCCAAACAAGAAAGCCCAATCATTCAATTAACACCAGGATTCAATAGCCAATAAGTCTACGGATCCCAGTGAAATCAGTCCCAGTTATCCCAGTGCAAAGCTGGCATGCTGAGTTGGAAAAAAAGGGGCCCACTTCAACACTATCTCTCAACCATAGTTCCCTCCCCTCTCTTAACCTAGGTTAACCAAATCAACTCCTCTGCAACTCCACGCCAATCTCAACCTCCACATGGATCCATACCTAACGCAAAGTTCTTTCATGATTTGCAAACTCATGTCAGAGAATGCAGACGATTTAGTCTTCTGAAGGACATAAATTTCTCGCAAACAACACCGTATTTTCTCTACCAAGGTACTCCTCTTTTTAGTTTATGAtgcttttttaatttctatCTCGTGATTGCGTTTGGTTGTCGAGAAAAAGAGTCCTTCcttttctaaaattttatatttggtTGATAATGTAGATAAGATACTTCTTGAACTGCGTGGGTTAGATCCTTTCTATTTGTATGATGTTCTTTGTTTACCTGATAATTTGCTTATGCATTTGAAGAATCAATCCAACTTGCTTTGTATATTTACTTATTTAGGCTTTGTTATGGTTTCATCAACACAACACATATCCTTGTTAATATTTCAGATAAAAGAACGACAGAAGAGAGTGAGATGCAAAACAAAACTGGTTCTGTTGTAGTTGATAATTCAGAAGGTGAGGATGAGAGCAGAAGAGATGAAATGCTACAAACTGATGAGGTAGTTCAAGAACCACAGGCTGGCATGGTTTTTAGCACTATAGATGAGATGCTGGATTTTTATAGAAAATATGGAAAGCAAAAGGGTTTTTCAGTTAAGCGGAGATCATTGAATAAAGATAAAGATGGGACAGTGAAATATGTCACATTTACATGTGGACGATCAGACAAGTTGAAGAGTCGTTCAAACAATGTGTTGAAGCCTCGTCCTCACATGAAGATTGGTTGCAATGCAAGGATGTGTGGTCGGTTATTTATTGATGGAAAATACATAGTGAGCCATTTTGATGATGAGCACAATCATGGTTTGAGTCCAAGTAAAGCTAGGTTTTTTCGGTGCAATCGTCAAATAAGTTTACATTTTAAGAGGCAACTTGAAATAAATGATATTGCTGGCATTAGACCAAACAAAAGCCATAATGCACAAGTTATTGGAGCTGGTGGCCATGAGAATCTTCCATTTCTTGAAAAGGATACAAGAAACTTAATCGCCAAAGTGAGACGATTAAGGCTTGGTGACGGAGATGCGAATGCGGTGCAAAGCTATTTTTTGAGGATGCAAACACAAAATGAAGGCTTCTTTTCCATGATTGATTGGGATGAGCATGGTCGACTGAAAAATGTTTTTTGGGCGGATCCTAGGAGCAGGGCAGCATGTAGAGAGTTCGGTGATGTCATTACGTTTGATACTACGTACCTTACTAATAAATATGATATGCCTTTCGCTCCTTTTATTGGTGTTAATCACCATGGCCAATCGATATTGTTAGGATGTGGATTAATTTCTAGTGAAGACACAGAGACCTTTACATGGTTGTTTCAGACATGGCTTGCTTGTATGTATGGATCTGCACCTATTGGAATCATCACTGACCAAGACAGAGCAATGAAGAACgcaattgaaattgtttttccaaCTTCAAGGCACCGTTTGTGCTTATGGCATATAATGAAGAAATTTCCAGAAAAGCTGGGTGCATACAATGAATATGATTCAATTTCTTTACACCTTGTAGCGGCTGTTTATGACTCATAAAGTCAGCAAGAGTTTGAAGATATGTGAAACTCTGTAATTAGCATATATGGCTTGAGTGACAATGTTTGGTTGGCGACATTATATGATGATAGACACTTATGGGTTCCAATATTTATGAAGCACAACTTTTGGGCAGGAATGTCGACAACCCAACGGAGTGAAAGTATGAATGCTTTTTTCGATGGATATGTACATTCAAAAACCACTTTGAAGCAATTCGTTGAACAATATGAGAATGCTTTGAAAAGTAAAGTAGAAAAGGAATATCAAGCTGACTATGAATCCTTTTGCAAGCAAGTGGGTTGTGTGACATTCTACGATATGGAGAAACAAATTCAAGCAATTTACACAACATCAAAGTTTAAGGAATTTCAAATAGAAGTAACAGGGATGATGTATTGCCAAATCATTTCAATTGATGGTGATGAGATGATTTCAGTATATGTTGTAGCCAGGGATATTGTTTAtagggagagagggagaaaaaGATTTGTGTATAGCGTTTTATTTGATGCGTAGCAATTTGAAGTAAAGTGCACATGTTACAAGTTTGAGTTCAGAGGAATGCAGTGTAGACATGTCATTTCCGTGTTAATCCGCAATAACATATGTTTACTTCCAGAAAAGTACATCATAGGAGGAAAGATGTACGGAGATGTCATACAAGGGTTAAAATTAGTTATGATGGATGGATTACTACACCTGAACAATTGCGATACGATAATATGATCAGTGCTTTCACTAAAGTGGCTGACTTGGCTGCGGATGATGAAGATCACTACAAGAATGTCATGAATTGGATCGAAGGTGCAAATAAAAATATGTCATTGCAAGTAACTCCCAtagttataaataaaaatttatcagTCACCAATGATCCTGTCATCAAAAGAGGAAAAGGACGTTCCCCATGTACTAGGAAGAAACCGATAAtgaaaaggagaggaaaaaaaaaaataacaagacAAGATGTCCACGACTTAATGGTATGCCTTATAtttcatttaaatatatttgtgatatctTATTGTCTCTTATTTAACAGTCTAATTTAGTTTGTTCTTTATCAGGAAGATAATGCTCCTTATTTACCAAGTCAAGCAATTGTCACAGCAACATATGGACAATTATCACAGCAGGGTCACATAGGTTCTTCTAGTCAAGTACAAGAGGGTGATTTTATGTCTTTAATTAGAACTATATCGCAGgtgcctttttaaaaaaattaaagtaagCATTTGTGTGAATTTTATTAAAACTGCTTCTCCATTATTGCTTATATCAACCTTGTTTATTTTCAGGATGGTCAAACATCAAGAGGGAGTGGTGAATATCAACTAGATATGGATGGATCTTCCCAAGATTAAATGTGATTATATATTTAACTGATGCATTGATGATGTTGTAATTAGCTTGGATACTCTCCTTGTCTCTCATTTTTCCTTCAGTTCCATTTTGGTGATGTATCAAgtcttttgttgtgttttgttTGGACTATGTTGAAGTTAATGTAACAAGTCTATTGTTGAATTTTGTTTGCACAGTTGCCAATCTCTTTTGTAATGTTGCCAATCTCTCCAGAAATGGTACCCTTCTCCAGAAATGGGGCCAATCTCTCCATGTTTTTTACTAGGCTGATTATCATTACTAAATGACACttcaatattgattgattttcaCCTGCCAGATTAATATCACCAGAcaataaaatgttttgaaacATCAATGTATTACAAGGGAGATCAATATGATACAAGAAAATGTTCCCAAGTACCTAATATCAACACTGCATATATACCCAAATCGAAAATGATCCAAGAACAACACTGCATATGGCCTACATATGTACCGAAGATTAAACACCTTAAATCAGCATTATCAATTCCACAAAATTAACCAACTCAAATCAAGCAATCCATTAAACTACCCTAAATCTCCCTATACAGATTTGAGACCATGAAGGAAGAGAAGCAACTGTAGATAACACTTGTTGAATAGTTCCACCCCACACCCAGAACCATCTTCTTATCTCTTCATTCGATTCAACAATCTTCTTCGCTTTTTCACTCGGTTTACTAAATCGGAGATGGATCAACAAGGCCCGTACACTGGCAGTTGCAAACTCGACCTTGATCGACTTGAAGTTTGAGATCGGTGTGGAGGTTGAGATCGGAGAGTATTGTTTCAGTTCGTTATTGATGTCAAGAATGAGAGATGAGGTGCACAACCTGGGTTGGAGCTTGAAATAGAGGTGCTGATTTGGTTAACCTAGGTTAAAAGAGGGGAGGGAACTATGGTTAAGAGATAGTGTTGAAGTGGGCCCATTTTTCTCCAACTCAGCATACCAACTATGCACTGGGATAACTGGGACTGATTTCACTGGGATCCGTAGACTTATTGTTCAATAGCAGCCCATTTATTTCCAATTCATGGAGAGACTTCACGAACTCTAATGAAAGCAGAGTGGTGACGCCGTAGCTTTGGTGAACTTGACGCTTTTACAGAGAGGCTCAATCTTGGAGGATCAAGGAGAGGAGCTCAATCATGGAGGATCAAGGAGAGGAGCTTATCAAATAAGTCATAAACTTAAGATCTTCGAAAAACAGACCTAGATCAGGATCGGCGAAGGTGGGGGAAGAGGAGAACACGTCGAACTGACCATTGATGGAGGTGAAGTGGCACTGTGTTGATCGGCTGACTCGTTGAACTGAGGCGGTGTGCACAGCCCAGATGCCATACAGAGAGGATGAGTTTTGAGACTTGAGAGACGACAAACTCATCGAACTGAGGTAGTAGTAGGGAGGAACTGGCAGATATGAGATGTTATTTGAAACTGAAGGTAAGTTGCGCTGCCCCAGATGAGAGTCGAGAGACTAGACTCCAAAGGTAGAGAGAGTGAGGTGTGACTTGTGAGAATAAGTATAAAAATTAATCAATGGTGTAGATGAATCTAACAGTcataaattaaaactaaaaataatattaatatatatttaatatatgtgTCGATAATCGTTAAAATTTTCGATGTTGAATTTTGTTTACTGTTATCGGTATCGAATCCAACGATAAATTTATCATACCGAAGTATTGGTAACGATATACCAGTATTCTATCATTTTGATAACCAATGTGTCAGTAATGATATACCATTGGATAATTTTTCGTTACCATAACAGCCAAGTGTAGTCTATCTACACTTATAAGTGCTAGCTATGTAGTTATATTAACAACAAGCTTTGATAACCTTTCTTTGGTGAACCGGGCTTTGATACCAATAacaaaagagaatggaaatGAGAGAGTTGTATAGAAAATATTGTTGTAGAGAAGGTTATGCTTTTTATTAAATTTCTATGCCTTTATATAGGTAAAGATTTTACAAGTAGACAAAAGATTAACTTTACATGTGTTGTAAAactaatgaaataaatattaaaagaaGATGATCCTAAATTTCTTAATGTACAAGTGTCATATTTTTACTCATTAATCCATTGTTTCTGAAGATGCACACTGAGCTAGAGTTTCTAAAGCTATGTCCTTATTGATGGTGAAACGTTTATCTGGGTGGATAAGTTCACTCAATCAAGCAAATCATTATCTgtaaaatttattacaaaacACATGCTCCTGCATTTTTTCAGAACTTTGGTGACTTAAAAGGCAATTAATATATAGTTACATAAGCAAGAAAATCTGGAGAATTTACTTCCTCTCTTGTTACAAATTATATGTCCCACATCTTATGGCAAAGCCAAATGATGTGAGTTTGTAAGAACAAGCTCACCTCTCACATGTATGAGACCTTTTCCCTTGACCCAAGTGGCTCACCATTGAGTGAGACGATTCAAAGAGAAATAGAGTCATGTGTGTCCGATGTATTCATGGGAATCGATAAACTCAAAAGGCACAATATTATGTATGTGAGTAGGCTGAGAttttttaacatggtatcgggaCATGGTCTCGGTTCTGTTGTACAGGCCTCCACCTATTCATTTGCTGGGTCTGGTATTACCCAACCCACAAATGCAGGGGAGTATTATGAATAATAGTTGCAATGCTAGCTAGAGATCCTTGTGATAACCATCCTAAAAACATTTCAGCAGTGTGTGACACTCATTCATTGGTTGTGGTGACATCATAGCAAAGAGTCTATTGAAAATCACACCCAATAAATGAGTGCTACACATTG is from Tripterygium wilfordii isolate XIE 37 chromosome 14, ASM1340144v1, whole genome shotgun sequence and encodes:
- the LOC120014169 gene encoding protein FAR1-RELATED SEQUENCE 6-like, with the translated sequence MSTTQRSESMNAFFDGYVHSKTTLKQFVEQYENALKSKVEKEYQADYESFCKQVGCVTFYDMEKQIQAIYTTSKFKEFQIEVTGMMYCQIISIDGDEMISVYVVARDIVYRERGRKRFVKVHHRRKDVRRCHTRVKISYDGWITTPEQLRYDNMISAFTKVADLAADDEDHYKNVMNWIEGANKNMSLQVTPIVINKNLSVTNDPVIKRGKGRSPCTRKKPIMKRRGKKKITRQDVHDLMEDNAPYLPSQAIVTATYGQLSQQGHIGSSSQVQEGDFMSLIRTISQDGQTSRGSGEYQLDMDGSSQD
- the LOC120014168 gene encoding protein FAR1-RELATED SEQUENCE 5-like; this translates as MVSQECRRFSLLKDINFSQTTPYFLYQDKILLELRGLDPFYLYDVLYKRTTEESEMQNKTGSVVVDNSEGEDESRRDEMLQTDEVVQEPQAGMVFSTIDEMLDFYRKYGKQKGFSVKRRSLNKDKDGTVKYVTFTCGRSDKLKSRSNNVLKPRPHMKIGCNARMCGRLFIDGKYIVSHFDDEHNHGLSPSKARFFRCNRQISLHFKRQLEINDIAGIRPNKSHNAQVIGAGGHENLPFLEKDTRNLIAKVRRLRLGDGDANAVQSYFLRMQTQNEGFFSMIDWDEHGRLKNVFWADPRSRAACREFGDVITFDTTYLTNKYDMPFAPFIGVNHHGQSILLGCGLISSEDTETFTWLFQTWLACMYGSAPIGIITDQDRAMKNAIEIVFPTSRHRLCLWHIMKKFPEKLGAYNEYDSISLHLVAAVYDS